The Campylobacter concisus genome includes a region encoding these proteins:
- a CDS encoding type VI secretion system baseplate subunit TssG has protein sequence MNKELNQASFFKLVKNCLKHHNRRDIFLKNSPSFAYPINELESLNKEDVLKIVVNFMGLLGSGSHLTSYILEKISKSSDNNFEKFFDFFDNYLLWLFFDSISLKNYARSFEKELDDKISKILLDILNISNKKLAKKFLPFSPLIISQRRPKREIEFALQRHFNLKNKLFLLENLPNQIFIAPSNLNSLGIKNRALGRNFILGKKLFEKQTKIAVYINGIDYEEAIDFFPKRRKFKELQDTLIFFTNNEFVADLYIKINYSPKMQLRLGIDESYSKIGLGARLKSNKNMSNFIKFRLCS, from the coding sequence ATGAACAAAGAACTAAATCAAGCTTCTTTTTTTAAATTAGTAAAGAACTGCCTAAAGCACCACAATAGAAGAGATATTTTTTTAAAAAATAGCCCAAGTTTTGCCTATCCGATTAATGAACTTGAAAGCTTAAATAAAGAGGATGTATTAAAAATCGTCGTAAATTTTATGGGTCTTTTGGGGAGTGGCTCGCATCTTACAAGTTATATTTTGGAGAAGATTTCAAAGAGTAGCGATAATAATTTCGAGAAATTTTTTGACTTTTTTGACAATTACTTGCTTTGGCTTTTCTTTGATAGCATTAGTCTGAAAAATTATGCAAGATCCTTTGAAAAAGAGCTTGATGATAAAATTTCAAAGATTTTATTGGATATATTAAACATAAGCAATAAAAAATTAGCAAAAAAATTCTTACCATTTTCTCCGCTTATTATTAGTCAAAGAAGGCCTAAAAGAGAGATCGAGTTTGCCTTGCAGCGTCATTTTAATTTAAAAAATAAACTATTTTTACTGGAAAATCTACCAAATCAAATTTTCATAGCACCTTCAAATTTAAATTCGCTTGGCATCAAAAATAGGGCTTTAGGCAGAAATTTTATACTTGGTAAAAAGCTTTTTGAGAAACAAACTAAGATAGCAGTTTATATAAATGGTATAGATTATGAAGAAGCTATTGATTTTTTCCCAAAAAGAAGAAAATTTAAAGAGCTTCAAGATACTCTTATTTTTTTTACAAACAATGAATTTGTTGCTGATTTATACATAAAAATAAACTATTCTCCAAAGATGCAGCTAAGGCTTGGAATAGATGAAAGTTATAGTAAAATAGGCCTTGGTGCAAGGCTTAAAAGTAATAAAAATATGTCAAATTTTATAAAATTTAGGCTCTGTTCTTAA
- the tssF gene encoding type VI secretion system baseplate subunit TssF codes for MDYNENNLAYFQKEMAYLDETRALFIKNFPKVAPFLDTKSKDPDVESIIENMAILTSRIRQELDENIPLIAESLVNILMPSYTNPFPSVCMQEFTLRDDFSGVKEFIPKGSIVESKQINGVTCKFQTIFDINLLPLKITKAFMSNNKSDYLLNLNISVTKDELSTKELDIDFLNLYLGDNVYFSSTLLMWLKNYLKFITISFEDSDQEIKLSPDKLSLDEFDERLIKSDEFGFEAFELLKELSFFPSKLNFVRVNGLSFLKNFSTKSFNIKFIFSKDMPSGYVPRLEYFSLFTTPAINLFAMSAEPILNNNRRSEYRIFLDRSNIDAYEIVSINKVVAHSSNNEKRILKNYKSFERFEFLNDERAKDYYFVSNKTDIKLNSYKEISFFKSDSKDQTISIDTLCCNGDLPCKLRLGEIDRVLSHQGVTTKNLTIPTSVKRVKIDGNLLWKLVSILSFSYQSILEKGSFLALLNTFSAPDDEFFKKFANSLYDIKTKQIYRVDQGFAKRGLLCIFYIDESEFESIGNVYALGINLAKFLSKFASINSFCELKIKCIKSKILLNYDFLGGTKKLI; via the coding sequence ATGGATTATAATGAAAATAATCTAGCTTATTTTCAAAAAGAGATGGCATATCTTGATGAAACAAGAGCCCTTTTTATTAAAAATTTTCCAAAAGTAGCACCCTTTTTAGATACTAAAAGCAAAGATCCTGATGTTGAGAGTATAATAGAAAATATGGCTATTTTAACATCGAGGATCAGGCAAGAACTAGATGAAAATATCCCACTAATAGCTGAGTCTTTAGTAAATATATTAATGCCAAGCTATACAAATCCTTTTCCATCAGTTTGTATGCAAGAATTTACATTAAGAGATGACTTCTCTGGGGTAAAAGAATTTATACCAAAAGGAAGTATAGTCGAGTCAAAGCAGATCAATGGCGTAACGTGCAAATTTCAAACAATCTTTGACATAAATTTGCTTCCCTTAAAGATAACAAAAGCTTTTATGTCAAACAATAAGAGTGATTATCTTCTAAATTTAAATATAAGCGTTACAAAGGACGAGCTTAGCACTAAAGAACTTGATATAGATTTTTTAAATTTATATCTTGGAGATAATGTTTACTTCTCTTCTACACTCTTAATGTGGCTAAAAAATTACCTGAAATTTATTACAATAAGTTTTGAAGATAGCGATCAAGAGATAAAGTTAAGCCCTGATAAACTTAGTTTAGATGAGTTTGACGAGCGCTTGATAAAGAGTGATGAGTTTGGATTTGAAGCATTTGAGCTTTTAAAAGAGCTATCATTTTTTCCTTCAAAGTTAAATTTTGTGCGAGTAAACGGCCTTAGCTTTCTTAAAAATTTTTCTACAAAAAGCTTTAATATTAAATTCATATTTTCAAAAGATATGCCAAGTGGATATGTGCCAAGGCTAGAGTATTTTTCTCTTTTTACCACACCTGCAATAAATTTATTTGCAATGAGTGCCGAGCCTATTTTAAATAACAATAGGCGAAGTGAATATAGAATTTTTCTAGATCGCTCAAATATTGATGCTTATGAAATCGTTTCAATCAATAAGGTGGTCGCCCATAGTAGTAATAATGAAAAAAGGATATTAAAAAACTATAAAAGTTTTGAGAGATTTGAATTTTTAAATGATGAGCGAGCAAAAGATTATTATTTTGTCAGCAATAAAACAGATATAAAACTAAACTCTTATAAAGAAATTTCCTTTTTTAAAAGCGACTCTAAAGATCAAACCATTAGCATAGATACACTTTGCTGCAATGGTGATTTGCCTTGTAAGCTAAGACTTGGTGAGATAGATAGAGTGTTATCTCATCAAGGTGTAACAACTAAAAATTTAACCATTCCAACTAGTGTAAAGCGAGTAAAAATAGATGGAAATCTTCTTTGGAAACTAGTTAGCATATTATCTTTTAGTTATCAAAGTATACTAGAGAAGGGCTCTTTTTTAGCACTTCTTAATACCTTTAGCGCGCCAGATGATGAGTTTTTTAAAAAATTTGCAAACTCGCTTTATGATATAAAAACGAAGCAAATTTATAGAGTTGATCAAGGCTTTGCAAAAAGAGGGTTGCTCTGCATATTTTATATAGATGAAAGTGAATTTGAGAGTATTGGAAATGTCTATGCTTTAGGTATAAATTTGGCTAAATTTTTATCAAAATTTGCTTCAATTAATTCATTTTGCGAGCTTAAAATAAAGTGTATAAAGAGCAAAATTTTGCTTAATTATGACTTTTTAGGTGGTACAAAAAAATTAATATGA
- a CDS encoding type VI secretion system baseplate subunit TssE: protein MSLIDKILYEFSDESKLRPYFKDLDSDIKDHIDTILNSRLGNYGRLNDSIIDLWSMGVEINELGHKLGIAIYELISSNENRIEVTSIGYDDSLKPWRIIFNINYKHKNDNFKEYLLKVIFKNNRYCEIL, encoded by the coding sequence ATGTCGCTGATAGATAAAATTTTATATGAATTTAGTGACGAATCAAAACTACGTCCATATTTTAAAGATCTAGACAGCGACATAAAAGATCACATTGATACTATTTTAAACTCTAGACTTGGTAACTACGGCCGATTAAATGATAGTATTATCGATCTTTGGTCGATGGGTGTTGAGATAAATGAGCTTGGTCATAAACTTGGCATAGCAATATATGAACTAATCAGCTCAAATGAGAATAGAATAGAAGTAACATCTATCGGATACGATGACTCACTAAAGCCTTGGCGTATCATCTTTAATATAAACTACAAGCATAAAAACGATAATTTCAAAGAGTATTTACTAAAAGTTATTTTTAAAAACAATAGATATTGTGAGATTTTATAA
- the tssM gene encoding type VI secretion system membrane subunit TssM, with the protein MAFIDYLRRFFVFFRFKHSTILVASIALSILFWLYAPLVAFNDVYSFASISSRVTILIAFWAVILFFVLIKPLMHYLASQKDEKNNKLKEIKKESMDSFGKAKRNFMLSLKDAKTTWKKDINFKKLPLIMIMGNEGAGKSAFINYSNIEFPLSDSLDTYKKIHKSTTNFNLYISKFGALLDTEGIHFAQESLYQPTATEELPEDDVDKNRDYLLKKSIWSEFLHFLKRNDFNARLSGAVLIIDTKKFLEGTQEYFDELIRYMIKRVNDCEKHLNIKFPIYIVFSKLDLIDGMGDYFRLFNEDVANKALGINLDPNFSKQSLETELKGLSESLFKHLMSKNSISHLLEDKKRSYLFLKQLDNFFALVKDFVTKLSSQNALKNSSTINGIYFVSAYQENIPINYLTNTICDRYNIKKPLLRAVNNYSKQSYFVKSFLKEIAFKANLNKFGAQNKFTKFANFVLVAVLCTGVYLGSSFILDTKNIKEQNAINNANKISSYLDGKKYKDLSPTQKIELLNLLKQSLNDYPRIFSGDTKFEYITLDTSYKGFTPVKALYYDLNADFFKNTVLTEMENILKNEIDPDKLIKAFYMYDSLFDKDYTNVDLFKIWISTNWDKFEKYGVAKDEFLAHIEAILKAENLNITADTVAQSIANTRLSPVQRAQRLYYILEFISFKDDKSFYDIKKDVENLYAVVQEKEAFRPFNKIYTKENLRDFLSKLSSNIDQTAGIESWLMETNSSLKDISSNDKKELSIAVIELYLQNYADKWSQILREIEPNEFSTKKEVIEELDILSKRENPLNSLIKLTNQNTNLNDENLLKYIYSLGFASSEIKRVFSDFSAKFTNYHTLNSNDLLDIISNDVTSVYKKVSDYNFEMLQSNDDKIVYAINGIKNENDPFVVLNNDAKKLPDELNEYYQKLSTLAWKQVENGASALLSTAYRDDVFDDFESLIKPFYPFNEQSPKAVSIEEFKRFFGKNGTWNSFYDRYLKQILSKTADGYKIRPKYAKELRFSRDFLKNIAYIDRISNLMLDSNDELKLNYNLKAVDLSANFSHINISYSNNSLTYDHTIASNLIVSSKNFDISTQFKFNAVSSTGSERKELSFDGEWGWYKILKASNFSSVGVSTLNFDGRRDSYFGFEVTPNGGELLELMDIIPTINLPKKMLY; encoded by the coding sequence ATGGCATTTATCGATTACCTAAGAAGATTTTTTGTCTTTTTTAGATTTAAACACAGCACCATTTTGGTAGCTTCTATTGCATTAAGCATCTTATTTTGGCTTTACGCTCCACTTGTAGCTTTTAACGATGTATATAGCTTTGCTAGTATAAGTTCAAGAGTCACTATATTAATTGCATTTTGGGCAGTTATTTTATTTTTTGTTTTAATCAAGCCATTAATGCACTATTTAGCATCTCAAAAAGATGAAAAAAATAACAAGCTAAAAGAGATAAAAAAAGAGTCTATGGATAGTTTTGGTAAGGCAAAAAGAAATTTTATGCTTTCTTTGAAAGATGCCAAAACAACATGGAAAAAAGATATAAATTTTAAAAAATTACCTTTAATAATGATAATGGGTAATGAAGGTGCTGGAAAGAGCGCATTTATAAACTACTCAAATATCGAATTTCCACTATCTGATAGTTTGGATACTTATAAAAAAATACACAAAAGTACAACAAACTTTAATCTTTACATTTCAAAATTTGGCGCACTTTTAGATACTGAGGGTATACATTTTGCACAAGAGAGCTTGTACCAGCCAACAGCTACTGAAGAGCTTCCTGAAGATGATGTGGATAAAAATAGGGATTACTTGCTTAAAAAAAGTATCTGGAGTGAATTTTTGCACTTTTTAAAACGAAATGATTTTAACGCTAGATTAAGCGGTGCGGTTTTAATCATAGATACTAAAAAATTCCTTGAAGGCACGCAAGAATATTTTGATGAATTAATTAGATATATGATAAAAAGGGTTAATGATTGTGAGAAACATCTAAATATTAAATTCCCTATTTATATTGTTTTTAGCAAACTTGACTTAATAGATGGCATGGGAGATTATTTTAGGCTTTTCAATGAAGATGTGGCAAATAAAGCTCTAGGAATAAACTTAGATCCAAATTTCTCAAAACAATCACTAGAGACTGAACTAAAAGGCTTAAGTGAGTCACTATTTAAACATCTTATGAGTAAGAACTCGATTTCGCATTTATTGGAAGATAAAAAACGTTCATATCTCTTTTTAAAACAACTTGATAATTTTTTTGCTTTAGTGAAAGATTTTGTAACAAAGCTAAGCTCTCAAAATGCACTTAAAAATAGCTCAACCATAAATGGAATTTATTTCGTCAGTGCTTATCAAGAAAATATACCTATAAACTACCTTACAAACACTATTTGCGATAGATATAACATCAAAAAACCACTTTTAAGAGCAGTAAACAACTATAGTAAACAAAGTTATTTTGTAAAATCATTTTTAAAAGAGATAGCTTTTAAAGCTAACTTAAATAAATTTGGTGCTCAAAATAAATTTACAAAATTTGCAAATTTTGTTTTAGTAGCCGTACTTTGTACTGGAGTATATTTGGGTTCTAGTTTTATTCTAGATACCAAAAATATAAAAGAGCAAAATGCTATAAATAATGCAAATAAAATTTCTTCATACCTTGATGGTAAAAAATATAAGGATCTCTCTCCAACACAAAAGATTGAGCTTCTAAATTTACTAAAACAAAGTCTAAATGACTATCCAAGAATCTTTAGCGGCGATACTAAATTTGAGTATATAACACTAGATACTTCGTATAAAGGCTTCACTCCAGTTAAAGCGCTTTACTATGATTTGAATGCTGATTTTTTCAAAAATACAGTTTTAACTGAAATGGAAAATATACTAAAAAATGAAATTGATCCAGATAAGCTAATAAAAGCATTTTATATGTATGATTCGCTCTTTGACAAAGACTACACAAATGTGGATTTATTTAAAATTTGGATTAGTACGAACTGGGATAAATTTGAAAAATATGGCGTTGCAAAAGATGAATTTTTAGCTCATATTGAGGCTATTTTAAAAGCAGAAAATTTAAACATAACTGCAGATACAGTTGCTCAAAGTATAGCAAATACGAGACTATCACCTGTTCAAAGAGCACAAAGGCTCTACTACATACTTGAGTTCATTTCGTTTAAGGACGATAAATCTTTTTATGATATTAAAAAAGATGTTGAAAATTTATATGCAGTAGTCCAAGAAAAAGAAGCATTTAGGCCATTTAATAAAATTTATACAAAAGAAAATTTAAGAGATTTCTTATCAAAGCTTAGCTCAAACATAGATCAAACAGCTGGAATAGAATCTTGGCTAATGGAGACAAATTCTTCTTTAAAAGATATTAGCTCAAATGATAAGAAAGAGTTAAGCATTGCTGTAATAGAGCTTTATTTGCAAAATTATGCTGATAAGTGGAGCCAAATTTTAAGAGAAATAGAGCCAAATGAATTTAGCACAAAAAAAGAGGTCATAGAAGAGCTCGACATCTTGTCAAAGAGAGAAAATCCTTTAAATTCTTTAATAAAATTAACTAATCAAAATACAAATTTAAATGATGAGAATTTACTAAAATATATCTACTCTTTAGGATTTGCTTCAAGTGAGATAAAGCGTGTTTTTAGTGATTTTAGTGCTAAATTTACTAATTATCATACGTTAAATTCTAATGACTTGCTAGATATTATAAGCAATGACGTAACAAGTGTTTATAAAAAAGTTAGTGACTATAACTTCGAAATGCTTCAAAGTAACGATGATAAAATAGTTTATGCAATAAATGGTATAAAAAATGAAAATGACCCATTTGTTGTCTTAAATAATGATGCTAAGAAGCTTCCAGATGAGTTAAATGAATATTATCAAAAGTTATCGACACTTGCGTGGAAACAAGTAGAAAATGGCGCTTCAGCACTTTTATCAACAGCATATAGAGATGATGTTTTTGATGATTTTGAAAGTCTTATCAAGCCATTTTATCCATTTAATGAACAATCTCCAAAGGCTGTTAGCATAGAAGAATTTAAAAGATTCTTTGGCAAAAACGGAACTTGGAATAGCTTTTATGATAGATATCTAAAACAAATCTTAAGCAAAACTGCCGATGGTTATAAAATAAGACCAAAATATGCAAAAGAGCTAAGATTTAGCAGGGATTTCCTTAAAAATATTGCCTATATAGACAGAATTTCAAATTTAATGCTTGATTCAAATGATGAGCTAAAATTAAATTATAATTTAAAAGCTGTCGACTTATCGGCAAATTTTAGCCATATAAATATTAGCTATTCTAATAACTCTTTGACTTATGATCATACAATTGCCTCAAATTTGATAGTCTCAAGTAAAAATTTTGATATATCAACACAGTTTAAATTCAATGCAGTTTCAAGTACTGGAAGCGAGAGAAAAGAGCTAAGCTTTGATGGAGAGTGGGGCTGGTATAAGATATTAAAAGCTTCAAACTTTAGTAGCGTTGGCGTTAGTACACTTAATTTTGATGGTAGAAGAGATTCTTATTTTGGCTTTGAAGTAACACCAAATGGAGGAGAGCTTTTAGAGCTTATGGATATCATACCAACGATAAATTTACCAAAGAAGATGCTTTATTAA